Proteins from a single region of Lampris incognitus isolate fLamInc1 chromosome 16, fLamInc1.hap2, whole genome shotgun sequence:
- the cldn23l gene encoding claudin-23, with protein sequence MHTPASMVMGIVFAPLGLVLVFTAAITPQWREGQARLGMTGPGSYPRSGVKSQGTGLRAGSLEALLLLRSDGLWESCLQVAQSELKHCWPVAGSYQKDPRVRLVQGLVLSSLFLCGTGIVLASIGVRCWTDLPLRGIAATGGLLVVLAGLLSLTALGVYTHNLGKLGMDPRQGNTSPRFPHLSIRPAGSLYFGWLGSCIQVLGGTALLISFKQPRCPACPACPELPACPVCHSCPEISSKPETELYEVSC encoded by the coding sequence ATGCACACTCCAGCCTCCATGGTGATGGGGATTGTGTTTGCCCCATTGGGATTGGTCCTCGTCTTCACCGCTGCCATCACCCCTCAGTGGAGGGAAGGGCAGGCACGGCTCGGCATGACAGGGCCGGGATCGTATCCTCGTTCAGGGGTTAAAAGTCAAGGGACTGGGCTCAGAGCTGGGTCACTGGAGGCGCTACTCCTACTGCGCTCTGATGGGCTTTGGGAGAGCTGCCTGCAAGTGGCTCAGTCTGAGCTCAAGCACTGTTGGCCTGTGGCGGGTTCATACCAGAAAGACCCACGAGTTCGTCTTGTACAGGGCTTGGTGCTGAGCTCCCTGTTCCTTTGCGGCACTGGCATTGTTCTGGCAAGTATTGGAGTACGCTGTTGGACCGATCTACCTCTACGAGGCATAGCAGCAACTGGTGGTCTCTTGGTGGTGCTGGCCGGGCTGCTGAGCCTAACTGCCCTGGGGGTGTACACTCACAACCTTGGAAAACTAGGGATGGATCCAAGGCAAGGGAACACCAGCCCCAGGTTCCCTCACCTCAGCATACGCCCAGCAGGATCTCTCTACTTTGGATGGCTGGGTTCATGTATACAGGTGCTTGGAGGTACTGCTCTGTTGATTAGTTTCAAGCAGCCAAGATGCCCAGCATGCCCAGCCTGCCCAGAGCTGCCAGCTTGCCCTGTGTGCCATTCCTGTCCAGAGATAAGCAGTAAGCCAGAGACAGAGCTGTATGAAGTCAGCTGTTAA